One window of the Clupea harengus chromosome 20, Ch_v2.0.2, whole genome shotgun sequence genome contains the following:
- the rbmx gene encoding RNA-binding motif protein, X chromosome isoform X2, whose product MAEADRPGKLFIGGLNTETTEKALEQYFSKYGRIMEVLLMKDRETNKSRGFAFVTYENPGDAKDAAREMNGKTLDGKSIKVEQATKPQFESAGRRGPPSLHPRSRGSPRGSRGSRGAPSGMRGPPSREPFFKGASSRGPPPLKRGPPERSDGPPTKRPAPSGPPGRPPMSRDRDPYGPPPPRRDSMMSRREEYPSPRDDHYSSKDSYSGRDYISSRESRDYAPPPRDYAPPPREYRDYPHSSSREEYGSMPRGYSDRDGYGGGREARSYVDRPSAGSYRDPYDGYGNSRSAPPSRGPPPSYGGSGGSSRYDDYGSSSRDGYGSRDSYPSSRSDPYSASRTERMGRQERGPAPPLERGYPPREYSSSSRGAPRGGGRGGSRADRGIARSRY is encoded by the exons ATGGCGGAGGCAGATCGACCAGGGAAACTCTTTATTGGTGGACTTAATACTGAGACCACCGAGAAGGCTCTTGAACAATACTTCAGCAAATATGGCAGGATAATGGAAG TTCTGTTGATGAAGGATCGTGAAACCAACAAGTCTAGAGGTTTTGCATTTGTGACGTACGAAAATCCAGGTGATGCCAAGGATGCTGCCAGGGAAATGAATGGAAAG ACTCTAGATGGTAAGTCAATAAAAGTAGAGCAAGCAACGAAGCCTCAGTTTGAATCTGCTGGACGCCGTGGTCCACCATCTTTGCATCCACGAAGCCGCGGTTCACCAAGAGGCTCTCGCGGATCCAGAGGAGCGCCAAGTGGAATGAGGGGCCCACCCAGCAGAG AACCCTTTTTCAAAGGTGCATCATCCAGAGGCCCACCTCCATTGAAGAGGGGACCTCCAGAGCGAAGTGATGGGCCACCAACCAAGAGACCGGCCCCATCTGGACCCCCTGGCAGAC CTCCTATGTCCCGTGACAGAGACCCTTATGGACCACCCCCACCACGCAGGGATTCTATGATGTCACGGCGGGAAGAGTACCCATCGCCACGGGATGACCATTATTCCTCTAAGGACAG TTACTCCGGTCGTGACTACATCAGTTCAAGGGAGAGCAGGGACTATGCTCCACCTCCCCGTGATTATGCTCCCCCGCCTCGTGAATATCGTGATTATCCCCATTCGAGCTCCAGAGAGGAATATGGATCCATGCCCAGAGGCTACAG CGATCGTGATGGCTATGGTGGAGGACGAGAGGCCAGGAGTTATGTTGACCGACCAAGTGCAGGGTCCTACAGAGACCCCTATGATGGTTACG GTAACTCACGCAGCGCCCCACCCTCGCGGGGGCCCCCACCATCCTACGGTGGCAGTGGCGGAAGCAGTCGCTATGACGACTATGGCAGCAGCTCCCGGGATGGATATGGCAGTCGCGACAGTTATCCCAGCAGTCGGAGCGACCCATACTCTGCTAGCCGCACTGAGCGAATGGGCAGGCAGGAGCGGGGGCCCGCACCCCCCCTCGAGAGAGGCTATCCTCCTCGGGAGTACAGCAGTTCCAGTCGCGGGGCACCTCGTGGTGGTGGCCGCGGAGGCAGCCGCGCTGATAGAGGGATCGCTCGAAGCAGATACTGA
- the rbmx gene encoding RNA-binding motif protein, X chromosome isoform X1 has protein sequence MCGCGFVIRSCPVACVSEEIKRANMAEADRPGKLFIGGLNTETTEKALEQYFSKYGRIMEVLLMKDRETNKSRGFAFVTYENPGDAKDAAREMNGKTLDGKSIKVEQATKPQFESAGRRGPPSLHPRSRGSPRGSRGSRGAPSGMRGPPSREPFFKGASSRGPPPLKRGPPERSDGPPTKRPAPSGPPGRPPMSRDRDPYGPPPPRRDSMMSRREEYPSPRDDHYSSKDSYSGRDYISSRESRDYAPPPRDYAPPPREYRDYPHSSSREEYGSMPRGYSDRDGYGGGREARSYVDRPSAGSYRDPYDGYGNSRSAPPSRGPPPSYGGSGGSSRYDDYGSSSRDGYGSRDSYPSSRSDPYSASRTERMGRQERGPAPPLERGYPPREYSSSSRGAPRGGGRGGSRADRGIARSRY, from the exons ATGTGCGGTTGTGGTTTTGTCATAAGGTCTTGTCCTGTTGCATGCGTCTCTGAGGAG ATTAAACGGGCAAATATGGCGGAGGCAGATCGACCAGGGAAACTCTTTATTGGTGGACTTAATACTGAGACCACCGAGAAGGCTCTTGAACAATACTTCAGCAAATATGGCAGGATAATGGAAG TTCTGTTGATGAAGGATCGTGAAACCAACAAGTCTAGAGGTTTTGCATTTGTGACGTACGAAAATCCAGGTGATGCCAAGGATGCTGCCAGGGAAATGAATGGAAAG ACTCTAGATGGTAAGTCAATAAAAGTAGAGCAAGCAACGAAGCCTCAGTTTGAATCTGCTGGACGCCGTGGTCCACCATCTTTGCATCCACGAAGCCGCGGTTCACCAAGAGGCTCTCGCGGATCCAGAGGAGCGCCAAGTGGAATGAGGGGCCCACCCAGCAGAG AACCCTTTTTCAAAGGTGCATCATCCAGAGGCCCACCTCCATTGAAGAGGGGACCTCCAGAGCGAAGTGATGGGCCACCAACCAAGAGACCGGCCCCATCTGGACCCCCTGGCAGAC CTCCTATGTCCCGTGACAGAGACCCTTATGGACCACCCCCACCACGCAGGGATTCTATGATGTCACGGCGGGAAGAGTACCCATCGCCACGGGATGACCATTATTCCTCTAAGGACAG TTACTCCGGTCGTGACTACATCAGTTCAAGGGAGAGCAGGGACTATGCTCCACCTCCCCGTGATTATGCTCCCCCGCCTCGTGAATATCGTGATTATCCCCATTCGAGCTCCAGAGAGGAATATGGATCCATGCCCAGAGGCTACAG CGATCGTGATGGCTATGGTGGAGGACGAGAGGCCAGGAGTTATGTTGACCGACCAAGTGCAGGGTCCTACAGAGACCCCTATGATGGTTACG GTAACTCACGCAGCGCCCCACCCTCGCGGGGGCCCCCACCATCCTACGGTGGCAGTGGCGGAAGCAGTCGCTATGACGACTATGGCAGCAGCTCCCGGGATGGATATGGCAGTCGCGACAGTTATCCCAGCAGTCGGAGCGACCCATACTCTGCTAGCCGCACTGAGCGAATGGGCAGGCAGGAGCGGGGGCCCGCACCCCCCCTCGAGAGAGGCTATCCTCCTCGGGAGTACAGCAGTTCCAGTCGCGGGGCACCTCGTGGTGGTGGCCGCGGAGGCAGCCGCGCTGATAGAGGGATCGCTCGAAGCAGATACTGA
- the rbmx gene encoding RNA-binding motif protein, X chromosome isoform X3, with protein sequence MKDRETNKSRGFAFVTYENPGDAKDAAREMNGKTLDGKSIKVEQATKPQFESAGRRGPPSLHPRSRGSPRGSRGSRGAPSGMRGPPSREPFFKGASSRGPPPLKRGPPERSDGPPTKRPAPSGPPGRPPMSRDRDPYGPPPPRRDSMMSRREEYPSPRDDHYSSKDSYSGRDYISSRESRDYAPPPRDYAPPPREYRDYPHSSSREEYGSMPRGYSDRDGYGGGREARSYVDRPSAGSYRDPYDGYGNSRSAPPSRGPPPSYGGSGGSSRYDDYGSSSRDGYGSRDSYPSSRSDPYSASRTERMGRQERGPAPPLERGYPPREYSSSSRGAPRGGGRGGSRADRGIARSRY encoded by the exons ATGAAGGATCGTGAAACCAACAAGTCTAGAGGTTTTGCATTTGTGACGTACGAAAATCCAGGTGATGCCAAGGATGCTGCCAGGGAAATGAATGGAAAG ACTCTAGATGGTAAGTCAATAAAAGTAGAGCAAGCAACGAAGCCTCAGTTTGAATCTGCTGGACGCCGTGGTCCACCATCTTTGCATCCACGAAGCCGCGGTTCACCAAGAGGCTCTCGCGGATCCAGAGGAGCGCCAAGTGGAATGAGGGGCCCACCCAGCAGAG AACCCTTTTTCAAAGGTGCATCATCCAGAGGCCCACCTCCATTGAAGAGGGGACCTCCAGAGCGAAGTGATGGGCCACCAACCAAGAGACCGGCCCCATCTGGACCCCCTGGCAGAC CTCCTATGTCCCGTGACAGAGACCCTTATGGACCACCCCCACCACGCAGGGATTCTATGATGTCACGGCGGGAAGAGTACCCATCGCCACGGGATGACCATTATTCCTCTAAGGACAG TTACTCCGGTCGTGACTACATCAGTTCAAGGGAGAGCAGGGACTATGCTCCACCTCCCCGTGATTATGCTCCCCCGCCTCGTGAATATCGTGATTATCCCCATTCGAGCTCCAGAGAGGAATATGGATCCATGCCCAGAGGCTACAG CGATCGTGATGGCTATGGTGGAGGACGAGAGGCCAGGAGTTATGTTGACCGACCAAGTGCAGGGTCCTACAGAGACCCCTATGATGGTTACG GTAACTCACGCAGCGCCCCACCCTCGCGGGGGCCCCCACCATCCTACGGTGGCAGTGGCGGAAGCAGTCGCTATGACGACTATGGCAGCAGCTCCCGGGATGGATATGGCAGTCGCGACAGTTATCCCAGCAGTCGGAGCGACCCATACTCTGCTAGCCGCACTGAGCGAATGGGCAGGCAGGAGCGGGGGCCCGCACCCCCCCTCGAGAGAGGCTATCCTCCTCGGGAGTACAGCAGTTCCAGTCGCGGGGCACCTCGTGGTGGTGGCCGCGGAGGCAGCCGCGCTGATAGAGGGATCGCTCGAAGCAGATACTGA